One region of Peribacillus simplex genomic DNA includes:
- a CDS encoding TetR/AcrR family transcriptional regulator, with protein MSKNKQDDIFEAAMKLFAERGYDGTTVPMIADQAKVGAGTIYRYFANKESLVNSLFIKCVLQFSEAIRTDFPSNSTIREQFTHILIRIFDFARKNVNAFIFINSHDDGYYLDENSKETFNDFLYFIIRVIEDGKEKGYIRSLPSSALIAMVYGPIVMLIKMIETGKLAETPELLKELEESAWNAIRVI; from the coding sequence ATGTCCAAAAACAAACAAGATGATATTTTTGAAGCAGCTATGAAACTTTTTGCGGAACGTGGTTATGATGGAACCACAGTACCAATGATAGCTGACCAAGCAAAAGTGGGCGCTGGGACCATTTATCGTTATTTTGCCAATAAAGAATCCCTTGTTAATTCTTTATTTATCAAATGTGTTCTTCAGTTTTCTGAAGCCATAAGAACCGACTTTCCTTCTAATTCAACAATACGTGAGCAGTTTACCCACATTTTAATTAGAATATTTGATTTTGCAAGAAAAAATGTGAATGCTTTTATATTTATAAATTCTCATGACGATGGTTATTATCTGGATGAGAATAGTAAAGAAACGTTTAATGACTTTCTGTACTTCATTATAAGAGTAATAGAGGATGGAAAGGAAAAAGGATATATTCGCTCCTTACCGTCATCTGCATTAATTGCGATGGTTTATGGACCAATTGTAATGTTAATTAAGATGATCGAGACAGGGAAACTAGCAGAGACACCGGAATTATTAAAAGAACTTGAAGAAAGCGCATGGAATGCTATTAGAGTCATTTGA